A single Paenibacillus kribbensis DNA region contains:
- a CDS encoding AraC family transcriptional regulator, whose protein sequence is MQIKDFMIDRNLKELTEHRTVVLPIACYETTISQNINGYIPLHWHDEFQFVLILKGQAIFQIREEKITIHEGEGLFINSGCLHMATDKNDSGCIYICLNVSPSFVLSQELYTAYVYPYIQATNLPYVHLNTKELWAKNILGAILKINQLIQQNPPYYEMDITVQLTLIWRNLIVNGFQLEYEQTEMLKNLRMKEMLNWIHLHYAEKILLDDIARAGQLSRSECCRYFKRILKKTPLHYVLDYRIQKSLILLQQPECNVTDVAYQVGFNSTSYFIHHFRKSMNMTPLAYKKYKNNGFNE, encoded by the coding sequence ATGCAAATAAAGGATTTCATGATTGACCGGAATTTAAAAGAGCTAACTGAGCATCGTACCGTTGTGCTGCCGATTGCATGTTACGAAACAACGATTAGCCAAAATATAAATGGATATATACCACTTCATTGGCATGATGAATTTCAATTTGTTTTGATCTTAAAAGGACAAGCCATCTTCCAAATACGAGAAGAAAAAATTACGATTCACGAAGGGGAGGGTTTGTTCATAAATAGCGGCTGTTTGCACATGGCGACAGACAAGAATGATTCGGGCTGCATCTATATTTGTTTAAATGTTTCTCCAAGCTTTGTACTATCACAAGAACTTTATACAGCCTATGTATATCCCTATATTCAAGCAACTAATTTACCTTACGTACACTTGAATACCAAGGAGCTTTGGGCCAAAAACATTCTGGGCGCTATTTTAAAAATCAATCAGCTGATTCAGCAAAATCCACCCTACTATGAAATGGACATTACCGTACAGCTAACGTTGATTTGGAGAAATTTGATTGTTAACGGCTTTCAACTGGAATATGAACAAACAGAAATGTTGAAGAATCTTCGAATGAAGGAGATGCTGAACTGGATTCACCTGCATTATGCTGAGAAAATTCTTTTAGACGACATCGCACGAGCTGGGCAATTAAGCCGGTCCGAATGCTGCCGATATTTCAAACGAATTTTAAAGAAGACACCTTTACATTATGTATTGGATTATCGAATTCAAAAAAGCCTAATTTTACTTCAACAACCCGAATGCAATGTCACAGATGTTGCTTATCAAGTAGGATTTAATAGC
- a CDS encoding EamA family transporter, with amino-acid sequence MNRGKGIFLIITGAIFWGIGGTVAKKLFQQYAIDVNWLVTIRLLIAGLLLLSVQFVGKDRAQIFGIWKNKKTSFHLIIFGLVGMLGVQYTYMVSIKHGNAAVATLLQYLAPVMIIVYLFISRQSPLTRKDVFTVSLALVGCFFLLTNGSFSQLSVPSVAIVWGILSGLALAFYTLYAVPLLKQYNSLVIVGWAMMIGGVALSFIHPPWQMDFKNLTPETYFYLIFIIIFGTMLAFWFYIESLNSLSPKESSLLGSLEPLAAVLTTVFWLKDSLGMFQWIGTICIIIMILFLAFNKESSTNYT; translated from the coding sequence ATGAATAGAGGAAAAGGAATATTTCTCATTATAACCGGAGCGATATTTTGGGGAATTGGTGGCACCGTTGCCAAAAAGCTGTTTCAACAATACGCCATTGACGTAAATTGGCTTGTCACGATTCGATTACTCATTGCAGGTTTATTACTCCTGTCAGTTCAATTTGTTGGAAAAGACCGTGCTCAGATTTTTGGGATCTGGAAAAATAAAAAGACATCGTTTCACCTCATAATATTTGGATTAGTCGGTATGCTTGGGGTTCAATACACCTATATGGTATCCATTAAACATGGTAATGCTGCTGTAGCAACGTTATTACAATATTTGGCACCTGTAATGATTATTGTTTACTTATTCATCAGTAGACAGTCTCCTCTAACAAGAAAAGATGTGTTCACCGTTTCGCTCGCTCTAGTTGGCTGCTTTTTCTTATTAACCAACGGCTCATTCTCACAATTATCTGTGCCGTCAGTTGCGATCGTTTGGGGAATTTTATCTGGGCTTGCGCTTGCATTTTATACTTTATATGCTGTTCCTTTACTGAAGCAATACAATTCCTTGGTCATTGTTGGCTGGGCTATGATGATCGGGGGAGTCGCATTAAGTTTTATCCACCCACCTTGGCAAATGGATTTTAAGAACTTAACACCAGAAACCTACTTTTATTTGATTTTCATTATCATTTTTGGTACTATGCTTGCTTTTTGGTTTTATATAGAGAGTTTAAACAGTCTATCGCCGAAAGAGTCGAGTCTTTTAGGCAGCTTGGAACCACTAGCAGCTGTGTTAACAACAGTCTTTTGGTTAAAAGATTCCCTTGGAATGTTTCAATGGATTGGCACAATCTGCATCATTATAATGATTCTATTTTTGGCTTTTAATAAAGAATCTTCCACAAACTACACATGA
- a CDS encoding GerAB/ArcD/ProY family transporter has protein sequence MLEKGKISAFQMGLMMYPTVLASGFLVLPTITAQFAQNDLWLTGILAALTGLVTVYTVTRLHELYPGQTVVQYSEQILGKIPGKVIGLAYITYNLHATGGVTRQYAEFVTGNFLYKTPLLIIMGSLILLSAIAVRGGVETLARSTVIFLPAFIFPVFFLLLLLPDLDVKAIFPVLNHGVTPVIKGSFSMMGWMNELFLMTFLLPSVTDPEKGRKWGYISMITITLFLTYSSLIALFLLGPNLGSRVYPILIAFRYVSVGSFLENLESLLLAMWVIGNFLQVGIFLYAATLSFAQCFQLADYRPIVFPLALLSLIIGIWDVPNFPVFGLLVRSAVPFHILSTYLLIPLLLLAVASLRKRKTSRKEG, from the coding sequence ATGTTGGAGAAGGGGAAAATTTCAGCTTTTCAAATGGGACTCATGATGTATCCAACTGTGCTGGCTTCCGGTTTTCTTGTTTTGCCGACCATAACGGCCCAATTTGCCCAAAATGATCTTTGGCTTACGGGAATATTGGCCGCTCTGACAGGTTTGGTTACCGTCTATACTGTGACCCGATTGCATGAGCTTTATCCGGGGCAGACGGTTGTCCAGTACAGCGAACAGATTCTCGGTAAAATTCCCGGAAAAGTCATCGGCCTCGCCTATATCACTTACAATCTGCATGCCACCGGGGGGGTCACCCGGCAATATGCGGAATTTGTCACAGGCAATTTTTTGTATAAAACTCCCTTATTGATCATCATGGGATCCTTGATCTTGCTAAGCGCGATCGCTGTTCGCGGCGGTGTGGAGACGCTGGCTAGGAGCACTGTCATTTTTTTACCAGCGTTTATTTTCCCTGTCTTTTTTCTGCTGCTGCTGCTTCCCGATTTGGATGTCAAAGCCATATTTCCGGTCCTGAATCATGGGGTAACCCCGGTCATCAAAGGCTCCTTCTCGATGATGGGCTGGATGAACGAATTATTCCTGATGACCTTTCTTCTGCCCAGTGTGACCGATCCGGAGAAGGGGAGAAAATGGGGATACATTTCGATGATCACTATCACTTTGTTTTTGACTTATTCCAGCCTGATCGCCTTATTTTTGCTGGGGCCGAACTTGGGGAGTAGAGTGTACCCGATTCTCATCGCTTTTCGTTATGTCAGCGTCGGTTCTTTCCTGGAAAATCTGGAATCATTGCTTCTGGCGATGTGGGTTATCGGAAATTTCCTGCAGGTTGGCATCTTTCTTTACGCTGCAACGCTTTCTTTTGCACAATGTTTTCAGTTAGCGGACTACCGTCCGATTGTTTTTCCGCTCGCTCTGCTCAGTCTGATCATAGGTATTTGGGATGTACCCAATTTTCCGGTCTTCGGACTTTTGGTGAGATCGGCAGTTCCATTCCACATCCTATCGACTTATCTGCTTATTCCGCTATTATTGCTGGCTGTCGCCTCCTTGCGCAAACGAAAAACAAGCCGAAAAGAAGGCTGA
- a CDS encoding Ger(x)C family spore germination protein, whose product MKTWIRTWIKTAVFIPLLLVLGGCWDRTELNDLALITALAFDKVENNQVRATVQFVLPQNQSGGGTTGGGAMGGGAARRTSVRSETGFDITDALSKLQRVIPREMFWGQCRIYIFSESVARTGIREHLDFLIRFPETRERAYMFVSKGEAASALELFPPIENSSAEVLRKLSDLRIGIRVTMHQLSLMLSGDSRTAILPMIYILPKTESAGPFQTIPYLLGSAVFKNDKMVGQISERVTKGVLWLRNEVKGYTVVFKPEGSEGLMSLKPVKANVKLIPKIEGETWKMTVRVRTEGDIIQNGTIMDPMNPQLLAVISKGFKDDVRKRIESALYEVQRRHKTDVFNFAQTFQRKYPKQWEKMKDRWDEQFSKVEVNTEIEAKILRPGLISSPEGVPKEEVKKK is encoded by the coding sequence ATGAAGACATGGATAAGGACATGGATAAAAACAGCGGTTTTCATCCCGCTGCTGCTTGTGCTGGGAGGCTGCTGGGATCGCACAGAGCTTAATGACTTGGCGCTGATTACAGCGCTCGCATTCGACAAGGTGGAGAATAATCAGGTTCGCGCGACCGTACAATTCGTCCTTCCGCAGAATCAGTCTGGAGGTGGAACGACAGGAGGCGGTGCTATGGGAGGCGGAGCGGCAAGAAGGACGTCCGTCCGATCGGAAACAGGTTTTGACATCACGGACGCTCTGTCCAAGCTGCAACGGGTAATCCCCAGGGAGATGTTTTGGGGGCAATGCAGAATCTATATATTTAGCGAATCCGTGGCCAGGACGGGGATCCGCGAACATCTCGATTTCCTAATCCGTTTTCCTGAGACGAGAGAGCGGGCTTATATGTTCGTAAGTAAAGGAGAAGCGGCATCAGCGCTTGAGTTGTTTCCGCCAATCGAAAATTCCTCGGCCGAAGTGCTGCGGAAGCTATCCGATTTGCGGATTGGGATACGGGTGACGATGCACCAGTTGAGCCTCATGTTAAGCGGGGATTCCCGGACGGCTATTCTACCGATGATCTATATCCTTCCAAAAACCGAATCAGCCGGGCCGTTTCAAACGATTCCGTACCTGCTGGGGAGCGCTGTATTCAAAAATGACAAAATGGTAGGGCAAATTTCAGAAAGAGTCACAAAGGGTGTCCTGTGGCTCAGGAATGAAGTCAAAGGATATACGGTTGTGTTTAAACCGGAGGGATCGGAAGGACTAATGTCTTTAAAACCGGTAAAGGCGAACGTCAAGCTGATTCCAAAGATTGAAGGCGAAACCTGGAAGATGACAGTCCGGGTTAGAACAGAAGGGGACATTATACAAAATGGCACTATAATGGATCCCATGAATCCGCAGCTGCTCGCTGTTATAAGCAAGGGATTCAAGGATGATGTAAGAAAACGAATCGAGTCGGCGCTTTACGAGGTTCAACGGCGGCACAAGACGGACGTTTTTAATTTCGCCCAGACATTTCAACGAAAGTATCCCAAGCAATGGGAGAAGATGAAGGACCGATGGGATGAGCAGTTTTCCAAAGTTGAAGTCAATACGGAAATTGAAGCAAAGATTCTTAGACCTGGATTAATCAGCTCTCCAGAAGGGGTGCCCAAGGAAGAGGTAAAAAAGAAATGA
- a CDS encoding spore germination protein, translating to MRKLRMLRKLIKPTGIQLNGRQIQRESVEAPQAKQLYPDLQQNELRLRLLYDNCSDVVYRSFLIGGKTNALLMYIEGLADSEAIERHVIAPFMQEVADDNDDIKQLIERKVSAIQAQEFTTFTKCIEYLSNGYTILLSDNYTSGFGFGLTKWEKRPVEEPSAEVGIRGPREGFTETLRTNTSQIRRIIKSPLLKMESARIGEYTQTNIVLAYIEGLVDKTLVEEMRNRLMRIRIDGILESGYIEEMIEDHPYSPFPQLLSTERPDVVSGCLLEGRVAILTEGTPFALVAPVTFFSLIQSHEDYYQRSLISTVIRWLRYFFIATSLLLPSVYVAVLTFHQEMVPGSLLVSMASSREQVPFPALIEALMMEITFEALREAGVRLPKQVGAAVSIVGALVIGQAAVQAGLVSAPMVIVVAITGISSFMVPRYIAGIAIRLLRFPLIFLAGSLGLVGVVMGIIAIVLHMCSLRSFGVPYLSEVSTPKLNEWRDVLVRAPWWKLNTRPRFTGTYDKYRQPAGQKPDPARGNSE from the coding sequence ATGAGAAAACTCCGCATGCTCAGAAAACTGATCAAACCGACCGGAATCCAACTGAATGGAAGGCAGATTCAGCGAGAAAGCGTTGAGGCTCCACAGGCAAAGCAGCTTTATCCGGATTTGCAGCAAAATGAGCTCCGTCTTCGTTTGCTTTACGACAATTGTTCGGATGTAGTTTACCGTTCCTTTCTGATCGGCGGAAAGACAAATGCCTTGTTAATGTATATTGAAGGATTGGCCGATTCCGAAGCGATCGAACGACACGTTATTGCTCCATTCATGCAGGAGGTAGCCGATGATAACGATGATATCAAGCAGCTTATTGAACGGAAAGTATCGGCAATACAAGCGCAAGAATTCACGACGTTTACCAAGTGTATCGAATATCTTTCGAACGGATATACGATCCTGCTGTCTGACAACTATACTTCCGGCTTTGGCTTCGGATTGACGAAATGGGAGAAACGCCCCGTCGAAGAGCCTTCGGCAGAAGTGGGGATTAGGGGGCCGCGTGAGGGATTTACCGAAACTCTGCGCACCAATACTTCCCAAATCCGGCGCATTATTAAAAGCCCACTGCTTAAAATGGAATCGGCGAGAATCGGCGAATATACCCAAACGAATATTGTCCTGGCTTATATTGAAGGACTTGTGGACAAGACGCTGGTGGAGGAAATGCGCAACCGGCTCATGCGTATACGGATCGACGGAATCCTGGAAAGCGGTTATATCGAGGAAATGATTGAGGATCACCCGTATTCTCCCTTTCCGCAATTGCTCAGCACGGAACGGCCTGATGTCGTCTCCGGTTGTTTACTGGAAGGGAGGGTGGCGATTTTAACAGAAGGAACGCCGTTTGCCTTGGTCGCCCCGGTCACTTTTTTTTCGTTAATTCAGTCACATGAAGATTATTATCAGCGGTCCCTGATCTCCACCGTCATTCGATGGCTGCGCTATTTCTTTATAGCGACATCTCTCCTGCTTCCATCAGTATATGTGGCGGTGCTTACTTTTCATCAAGAGATGGTGCCTGGCTCTTTGCTTGTCAGTATGGCCAGTTCCCGGGAGCAGGTGCCTTTTCCGGCGTTAATTGAAGCATTGATGATGGAGATCACCTTTGAAGCGTTGCGTGAAGCGGGCGTGCGGTTGCCCAAGCAGGTTGGCGCTGCCGTCAGCATTGTCGGAGCGCTGGTCATCGGTCAGGCGGCTGTCCAGGCAGGACTTGTATCCGCGCCCATGGTTATTGTGGTTGCGATTACGGGGATCTCTTCATTTATGGTTCCGCGTTACATCGCCGGCATTGCCATAAGGCTGCTGCGGTTTCCATTAATTTTTCTTGCCGGAAGCCTGGGGCTTGTCGGCGTGGTTATGGGGATCATCGCTATCGTTCTGCATATGTGCAGCTTGCGCTCATTTGGCGTCCCCTATCTGTCCGAAGTCAGCACTCCCAAGCTGAATGAATGGAGAGATGTTCTGGTCAGAGCTCCCTGGTGGAAGCTGAACACACGCCCACGCTTTACGGGAACGTATGACAAATATCGGCAGCCAGCCGGTCAAAAGCCTGATCCAGCCCGCGGGAACAGCGAGTAG
- a CDS encoding cation diffusion facilitator family transporter encodes MSKKSHGHGHSHSHGHSNSHGHSHGHGANKNALKLSFFLIAGYMIIEFIGGLLTNSLALLSDAGHMLSDAGALGLSYLAMTWGQRQASKSKTFGYKRFEVLAAFINGLALALISIYIFWEAFERLSNPPGIMTSGMLTIAVIGLLVNIAAAFILMRGDTSENLNIRSAFLHVLGDLLGSVGAIVAALLIMFFGWNLADPIASILVAILVIISAYRVTRDSVHILMEGTPLNMNIDQIKQSLLDLEHVVEVHDLHVWALSSDVPLLSCHIIIQDPMYSSVVMEQAQKLLKEQYEIKHITIQIDRSGTQCHIEHH; translated from the coding sequence ATGAGTAAGAAAAGTCACGGACATGGGCATTCCCATAGCCACGGGCATTCCAATAGCCACGGGCATTCTCATGGACATGGAGCGAACAAAAATGCTTTGAAGCTATCATTCTTTTTAATTGCCGGTTATATGATCATTGAGTTTATTGGTGGATTACTGACTAACAGCCTGGCACTGTTATCTGATGCGGGACATATGTTGAGTGATGCAGGTGCATTGGGGTTAAGCTATCTGGCGATGACCTGGGGACAACGGCAAGCGAGCAAGTCAAAGACGTTTGGATACAAACGGTTTGAAGTACTGGCCGCTTTTATTAATGGCTTAGCGCTTGCCCTGATATCGATTTATATTTTCTGGGAAGCTTTCGAACGGCTTTCTAACCCACCAGGAATCATGACTTCAGGTATGTTGACCATCGCAGTTATTGGCTTGCTGGTCAATATAGCTGCTGCTTTTATCCTCATGAGAGGAGATACATCTGAAAATCTCAATATTCGCAGTGCTTTTCTACACGTACTAGGGGATTTGCTAGGCTCTGTAGGGGCGATTGTGGCTGCATTATTGATTATGTTCTTTGGCTGGAATTTAGCTGATCCGATTGCCAGTATATTGGTGGCGATTTTGGTGATCATCAGTGCATATCGGGTGACTCGGGACTCCGTACATATTCTGATGGAAGGTACGCCGCTGAATATGAACATAGATCAAATTAAGCAATCCCTGCTTGATCTTGAGCATGTTGTTGAAGTACACGATCTTCATGTATGGGCGTTATCATCAGATGTTCCGTTGCTAAGTTGCCATATCATCATTCAAGATCCAATGTACAGTAGTGTTGTAATGGAACAGGCACAGAAGTTGTTGAAAGAGCAATACGAGATCAAGCATATTACAATACAGATTGATAGATCGGGAACCCAATGTCATATTGAACATCACTAA
- a CDS encoding Cof-type HAD-IIB family hydrolase: MNRDTQKIVFIDIDGTLVGDDGMVPESAQKACKIARENGHLLYLCTGRSKAEIYDAIWDIGFDGLIGAGGGYVESGNEILYHKKVTPEDVRQMVDFFNSHGIDFYLESNAALYASHNLRPHLERRIYGDVENDPVAREKMERSPHPFIAGLTYGETDLYKDDVNKVCFLESTVPFERIKEEFQGKFEVIQCTVPIFGKDSGEMMIPGIHKAIAIADLLNHLSLPQEQTIAIGDGMNDAEMLEYCAVGIAMGNAKPGLIEIANDITGSVEEDGLYKSFVKYGLISNN; encoded by the coding sequence ATGAATAGAGACACTCAAAAAATTGTGTTTATCGATATTGACGGAACACTTGTCGGTGATGACGGCATGGTGCCTGAATCGGCACAGAAAGCCTGCAAAATAGCACGCGAGAACGGTCATCTGCTTTATCTGTGTACAGGTCGTTCAAAAGCTGAAATCTACGATGCCATTTGGGATATCGGGTTTGATGGTCTTATTGGAGCAGGAGGGGGATATGTAGAGTCCGGGAATGAGATTCTTTATCATAAAAAAGTTACGCCTGAGGATGTTAGGCAGATGGTGGATTTCTTTAATTCACATGGAATTGATTTTTATCTGGAATCCAATGCAGCGCTCTATGCTAGCCATAATTTAAGACCTCATTTGGAGAGACGGATCTATGGGGATGTTGAGAACGATCCTGTGGCCAGAGAAAAAATGGAGCGTTCCCCGCATCCATTCATCGCGGGTTTGACTTATGGAGAGACTGATTTGTATAAAGACGATGTCAATAAGGTTTGCTTTCTGGAAAGTACTGTACCCTTTGAACGCATCAAGGAAGAATTCCAGGGGAAATTTGAGGTCATCCAGTGTACCGTTCCGATCTTTGGTAAGGACAGCGGGGAAATGATGATCCCTGGCATCCACAAGGCAATCGCCATTGCTGATTTGCTGAATCATTTGAGCCTGCCCCAGGAACAGACGATTGCCATTGGAGACGGAATGAACGATGCCGAGATGCTCGAATATTGTGCTGTAGGTATTGCTATGGGCAATGCAAAGCCGGGTTTGATAGAAATTGCAAATGATATTACTGGCAGCGTTGAGGAAGATGGATTGTATAAAAGCTTTGTAAAATATGGTTTGATATCGAATAATTAA
- a CDS encoding DUF1349 domain-containing protein, with amino-acid sequence MSNMFQSKVREKLRWLNERVHWEYTEEDGLIIDAPAKVDFFKDPGGKHVADSAPFLHFQVDSSFQLTTQLQVDMRHLYDSGCLMLMADENNWAKLCYEFNGNYATIVSVVTKNGSSDDCNSERVVVDNPHLRIKKIGRIISFYYSPDGEDWKLIRYFGMEHSAQFIAGALAQSPMGSGCRVHFKYLNLTIPTEDSRF; translated from the coding sequence ATGAGTAATATGTTTCAGTCAAAAGTGAGAGAAAAATTAAGGTGGCTGAATGAACGTGTGCACTGGGAGTACACCGAAGAAGATGGATTGATCATTGATGCACCGGCTAAAGTTGATTTTTTCAAGGATCCTGGGGGAAAACATGTAGCCGATTCCGCTCCTTTTCTACATTTTCAGGTTGATTCATCATTTCAGCTTACGACACAGCTTCAGGTAGACATGCGTCATCTTTATGATTCAGGGTGCTTGATGTTGATGGCTGACGAGAACAATTGGGCTAAACTTTGTTATGAATTTAACGGCAATTACGCTACGATTGTGTCTGTTGTAACCAAGAATGGCTCCTCCGATGATTGTAATTCTGAGCGTGTAGTGGTTGATAACCCACATTTGAGGATCAAGAAAATTGGGAGGATAATTTCTTTTTACTATTCGCCTGATGGCGAGGATTGGAAGCTAATCCGCTACTTTGGAATGGAACATTCTGCTCAGTTCATAGCGGGTGCACTGGCCCAGTCACCGATGGGATCAGGTTGCCGGGTCCATTTTAAATATTTAAACTTAACGATTCCCACTGAAGATAGCAGGTTCTAG
- a CDS encoding glycoside hydrolase family 43 protein, producing MLTVMKERTWLLKACKSVFIVFLAAMILSGIISPNTASAATSVYTISAFTNSSESNLYIYQSYNATNYGLLKGSAYTPPEDLIRDPSIIKHTDGLYYVVYTTNWSGNTIGIASSPDKVNWNFVRNIPLSLPSGIAHTWAPEWFVDSNGSLNVIVSLSPGNYENFRPYAITAANSNLPSTAWSAPVELAGIAPNYIDTFIVKTGSTYHAFTKNESTKYIEYATAPSLTGPYTFHGTGDWANWGSWVEGPALVQLDNGTWRIYFDGYSAQKYYYSDSSDGFQTWTVKKELPGLTGLVRHMTVLKETGQPGDIRELESYNMQGNYIRHYNYQARIDKNVSPVEDSKFRIVPGLADASAISFEAVNFPGYYLRHNNDLIYLEKNDGSQAFTADATFRRKDGLANSAWTSYASYHDPDRYLRHYHSLLRLDPIVTAIDKSDATFKETTE from the coding sequence ATGTTAACGGTAATGAAAGAACGCACATGGTTATTAAAAGCATGCAAGTCAGTTTTCATCGTATTTCTTGCAGCAATGATTCTGTCCGGCATTATAAGCCCAAATACAGCGAGTGCAGCAACAAGTGTTTATACAATCTCGGCTTTTACCAATAGCAGCGAGTCCAATCTGTATATTTACCAATCCTATAATGCCACGAATTATGGCCTCCTAAAAGGCTCTGCTTACACCCCGCCAGAGGACCTAATCCGCGATCCCAGCATTATAAAACACACGGATGGCCTATATTATGTGGTCTACACCACGAATTGGTCGGGTAATACGATCGGCATAGCATCAAGTCCGGATAAGGTAAACTGGAATTTTGTCCGCAACATCCCACTATCCTTGCCGAGTGGTATCGCTCACACCTGGGCCCCCGAATGGTTCGTGGACAGTAATGGAAGTTTGAATGTCATTGTGTCCCTATCGCCGGGCAACTATGAAAACTTCAGACCGTATGCTATCACGGCAGCGAACAGCAACCTTCCTTCTACGGCCTGGTCGGCTCCGGTCGAGCTTGCAGGCATTGCCCCAAATTACATCGATACTTTCATCGTCAAGACCGGGTCGACCTACCATGCGTTTACAAAGAACGAGTCGACCAAATATATCGAATATGCCACAGCGCCCTCTCTAACCGGTCCTTATACTTTCCATGGCACCGGAGACTGGGCCAACTGGGGGTCTTGGGTAGAAGGTCCTGCGCTGGTCCAGCTAGATAACGGAACATGGCGCATCTATTTTGACGGTTATTCTGCACAAAAATATTATTACAGCGACTCCTCTGATGGATTCCAGACATGGACTGTGAAAAAGGAGCTTCCAGGCCTGACCGGATTAGTCCGACACATGACCGTGTTGAAAGAAACCGGGCAGCCGGGTGACATACGGGAGCTGGAATCTTACAATATGCAGGGAAATTATATCCGACATTACAACTATCAGGCACGGATCGATAAGAACGTAAGCCCTGTGGAAGATTCGAAATTTCGAATTGTTCCCGGCCTCGCAGATGCTTCCGCCATCTCATTTGAAGCTGTCAATTTCCCAGGATATTATCTACGCCATAACAACGATCTGATCTACCTGGAAAAAAATGATGGCAGCCAAGCCTTCACGGCTGATGCCACGTTTCGACGCAAAGACGGACTTGCTAATTCAGCCTGGACGTCGTATGCATCGTACCATGATCCTGACAGATACTTGAGACATTACCATAGCCTGCTCCGTTTGGACCCGATTGTTACAGCGATCGATAAATCGGACGCTACTTTCAAGGAGACCACGGAATAA
- a CDS encoding glycoside hydrolase family 30 protein codes for MNHASKKITRSITFMSEPVRIKLEESYDHFEGWGTSLAWWANELGGWEDQAKAAEVMDLVFDPEKGLGLNIVRYNIGGGENSDMQELRPGGDVPGFQPEPGKWDWEADAGQRAVLQGALKRGANIAEAFSNSPPYWMTNSGSVTGAVDGGNNLREDQYDAFADYLTEVVKYYRDQWGITFRTLDPLNEPSSNWWKKGNIQEGCHFTVDKQAKIIRKVAGSLKSKGLDATVVSAADDNSIDETVHNLQAYDLDTLDVIGQINTHSYNGSRMEELRTLAEQLGKRLWMSECGTGGSETHSHDDMTSVQELAERIMLDLKIMQPSAWVYWQAVEDEGANNNWGFIHAHFTGEEQYEVTKQYYGMAQFSKFIDRGHPLFQPMTDERSLPMIRPDGNWCW; via the coding sequence ATGAATCATGCTTCGAAAAAAATAACTAGGTCCATTACATTTATGAGCGAACCGGTGCGAATCAAGCTGGAAGAATCGTACGATCATTTTGAAGGCTGGGGTACGTCGCTTGCTTGGTGGGCGAATGAGCTGGGCGGATGGGAGGATCAGGCAAAGGCTGCCGAGGTGATGGATCTCGTATTTGACCCGGAGAAGGGGCTTGGATTGAATATCGTACGATATAATATCGGTGGCGGTGAAAATTCGGATATGCAGGAGCTGCGCCCTGGTGGAGATGTGCCCGGCTTTCAGCCAGAACCGGGGAAGTGGGACTGGGAGGCTGATGCCGGACAGCGTGCGGTGTTGCAAGGAGCGCTGAAACGCGGTGCCAACATTGCCGAAGCCTTCTCCAATTCACCACCGTATTGGATGACCAACAGCGGTTCGGTGACGGGGGCAGTGGATGGCGGCAACAATCTGCGTGAGGACCAATATGATGCTTTTGCTGATTATTTGACCGAAGTCGTAAAGTATTACCGGGATCAGTGGGGAATCACGTTCCGCACACTTGATCCGCTGAATGAACCGTCCTCGAATTGGTGGAAGAAGGGAAACATACAGGAGGGCTGTCATTTCACGGTCGACAAGCAGGCCAAGATTATCCGCAAAGTGGCAGGCTCCTTGAAGAGCAAGGGGCTGGATGCTACGGTGGTCAGTGCGGCGGATGACAACAGCATTGATGAGACAGTGCATAATCTACAGGCCTATGACCTGGACACTCTGGACGTGATCGGACAGATCAACACACATTCCTACAACGGAAGCCGGATGGAGGAACTGAGGACGCTGGCGGAGCAACTGGGTAAGCGACTATGGATGTCCGAGTGCGGTACGGGCGGCAGTGAGACTCACAGTCATGACGATATGACCTCGGTGCAGGAGCTGGCGGAACGAATCATGCTCGATCTGAAAATCATGCAGCCGTCCGCTTGGGTATACTGGCAGGCCGTAGAGGATGAAGGCGCAAATAACAATTGGGGGTTCATCCATGCCCACTTCACCGGAGAAGAGCAGTATGAGGTGACCAAGCAATATTATGGCATGGCCCAGTTCAGCAAGTTCATCGACCGGGGGCATCCATTATTCCAACCGATGACGGACGAACGCTCGCTACCTATGATCCGGCCAGACGGAAACTGGTGCTGGTGA